In Physeter macrocephalus isolate SW-GA unplaced genomic scaffold, ASM283717v5 random_217, whole genome shotgun sequence, a genomic segment contains:
- the KLHL38 gene encoding kelch-like protein 38 isoform X2, whose product MDEESPDGLLFKDHDFSSDLLRQLNGLRQSRILTDVSICTGAWEVPCHRNVLASSSPYFRAMFCSNFRESSEPKVQLKGLDSATLERIILYVYTGEAHITAETVLPLMEAASMLQYPKLLEACSSFLQSQLAPSNCLGMIRLSDIFSCETLRKKAREVALTHFPEVAASDDLKELWALELRDYLGDDGLCAEEEKVFEALMVWIKHDVQTRKQYMQELFKQVRLQYVHPAFFYHFIANDALLQSSPPCQTILETAKRQMFSSYSTTSAPDLQPLWHVPPRNSYQDFLILLGGRKDNQQTTRDVLLYDGKTGQWQSLAKLPARLYKASAVTLHRSLYLLGGMAVGAGSSVPSPKVYIFSLKFNQWRLGQPMLAARYSHRSTAHKNFIFSIGGIGEGHGVMGSMERYDSICNVWERMASMPLGVLHPAVAVKDQRLYLFGGEDIMQNPVRLIQVYHISRNTWFKMETRMIKNVCAPAVVLGERIVIVGGYTRRILAYDPRSNKFVKCADMKDRRMHHGATVMGNKLYVTGGRHLTTDCSIEDSASFDCYDPETDTWTSQGQLPHKLFDHACLTLRSCPRRP is encoded by the exons ATGGACGAGGAATCGCCAGATGGGCTGCTCTTCAAAGACCATGACTTCTCCTCTGACTTGTTGAGGCAGCTCAATGGCTTGAGGCAAAGCAGGATCCTGACTGATGTGAGCATCTGCACTGGGGCCTGGGAGGTCCCCTGCCACCGCAACGTGCTGGCCTCCAGCAGCCCCTACTTCAGGGCCATGTTCTGCAGCAACTTCCGGGAGAGCAGCGAGCCCAAAGTCCAGCTGAAAGGCCTCGACTCTGCAACTCTGGAGCGGATCATCCTGTATGTGTACACGGGCGAGGCACACATCACAGCGGAAACCGTCCTGCCCTTGATGGAGGCCGCCTCCATGCTGCAGTACCCCAAGCTGCTTGAGGCCTGCTCCTCCTTCCTCCAGAGCCAGCTGGCCCCCAGCAACTGCCTGGGCATGATCAGACTCTCTGATATCTTCAGCTGTGAGACCCTCAGGAAGAAAGCCAGGGAGGTGGCCCTGACGCACTTCCCAGAGGTGGCCGCATCGGATGATTTGAAGGAGCTCTGGGCCTTGGAACTGAGAGATTACCTGGGAGATGACGGGCTCTGTGCGGAGGAGGAGAAGGTGTTCGAGGCCCTCATGGTTTGGATCAAGCATGACGTCCAGACCCGGAAGCAATACATGCAGGAACTGTTCAAGCAGGTCAGGCTGCAGTACGTCCACCCAGCCTTCTTCTACCACTTCATCGCCAACGACGCCCTCCTGCAGTCCTCGCCCCCCTGCCAGACCATCTTGGAGACAGCCAAGAGGCAGATGTTTTCTTCGTACAGCACCACCAGTGCCCCAGACCTCCAACCTCTGTGGCATGTCCCCCCAAGAAACTCTTACCAAGACTTCCTCATCCTCTTGGGTGGAAGGAAGGACAACCAGcagaccaccagggacgtcctgcTGTACGACGGAAAGACCGGCCAATGGCAGAGCCTTGCCAAACTCCCAGCCCGGCTCTATAAGGCCTCGGCCGTCACCTTGCACCGCAGCCTCTACCTGCTGGGAGGCATGGCGGTGGGTGCGGGGAGCAGCGTGCCCAGTCCCAAGGTCTACATCTTCTCCCTGAAATTCAATCAGTGGAGGCTGGGGCAGCCCATGCTGGCAGCCCGCTACTCCCACAGAAGCACTGCCCATAAGAACTTCATCTTCTCCATCGGGGGGATTGGAGAAGGACACGGGGTCATGGGCTCCATGGAGAGATATGACAGCATCTGCAACGTCTGGGAGAGGATGGCCAGCATGCCACTGGGGGTCCTCCACCCTGCAGTCGCTGTGAAAGACCAAAGACTCTACCTTTTTGGGGGAGAGGACATCATGCAGAACCCTGTGCGCCTTATCCAG GTTTATCACATTTCCAGAAACACGTGGTTCAAAATGGAGACGAGAATGATCAAGAATGTATGTGCCCCTGCCGTGGTACTTGGGGAGCGGATTGTGATCGTGGGAG GTTACACAAGGAGGATCCTTGCTTATGACCCTCGGTCCAACAAATTTGTCAAATGCGCAGACATGAAAGACCGGAGGATGCACCACGGGGCCACGGTGATGGGGAACAAGCTCTACGTGACGGGTGGGCGGCATCTGACCACGGACTGCAGCATCGAGGACTCGGCCTCCTTCGACTGCTACGACCCTGAGACCGACACCTGGACGTCCCAGGGGCAGCTGCCTCATAAGCTCTTTGACCATGCCTGCCTCACTCTCCG GTCCTGTCCGCGACGCCCCTGA
- the KLHL38 gene encoding kelch-like protein 38 isoform X1 codes for MDEESPDGLLFKDHDFSSDLLRQLNGLRQSRILTDVSICTGAWEVPCHRNVLASSSPYFRAMFCSNFRESSEPKVQLKGLDSATLERIILYVYTGEAHITAETVLPLMEAASMLQYPKLLEACSSFLQSQLAPSNCLGMIRLSDIFSCETLRKKAREVALTHFPEVAASDDLKELWALELRDYLGDDGLCAEEEKVFEALMVWIKHDVQTRKQYMQELFKQVRLQYVHPAFFYHFIANDALLQSSPPCQTILETAKRQMFSSYSTTSAPDLQPLWHVPPRNSYQDFLILLGGRKDNQQTTRDVLLYDGKTGQWQSLAKLPARLYKASAVTLHRSLYLLGGMAVGAGSSVPSPKVYIFSLKFNQWRLGQPMLAARYSHRSTAHKNFIFSIGGIGEGHGVMGSMERYDSICNVWERMASMPLGVLHPAVAVKDQRLYLFGGEDIMQNPVRLIQVYHISRNTWFKMETRMIKNVCAPAVVLGERIVIVGGYTRRILAYDPRSNKFVKCADMKDRRMHHGATVMGNKLYVTGGRHLTTDCSIEDSASFDCYDPETDTWTSQGQLPHKLFDHACLTLRCIPHPSTTP; via the exons ATGGACGAGGAATCGCCAGATGGGCTGCTCTTCAAAGACCATGACTTCTCCTCTGACTTGTTGAGGCAGCTCAATGGCTTGAGGCAAAGCAGGATCCTGACTGATGTGAGCATCTGCACTGGGGCCTGGGAGGTCCCCTGCCACCGCAACGTGCTGGCCTCCAGCAGCCCCTACTTCAGGGCCATGTTCTGCAGCAACTTCCGGGAGAGCAGCGAGCCCAAAGTCCAGCTGAAAGGCCTCGACTCTGCAACTCTGGAGCGGATCATCCTGTATGTGTACACGGGCGAGGCACACATCACAGCGGAAACCGTCCTGCCCTTGATGGAGGCCGCCTCCATGCTGCAGTACCCCAAGCTGCTTGAGGCCTGCTCCTCCTTCCTCCAGAGCCAGCTGGCCCCCAGCAACTGCCTGGGCATGATCAGACTCTCTGATATCTTCAGCTGTGAGACCCTCAGGAAGAAAGCCAGGGAGGTGGCCCTGACGCACTTCCCAGAGGTGGCCGCATCGGATGATTTGAAGGAGCTCTGGGCCTTGGAACTGAGAGATTACCTGGGAGATGACGGGCTCTGTGCGGAGGAGGAGAAGGTGTTCGAGGCCCTCATGGTTTGGATCAAGCATGACGTCCAGACCCGGAAGCAATACATGCAGGAACTGTTCAAGCAGGTCAGGCTGCAGTACGTCCACCCAGCCTTCTTCTACCACTTCATCGCCAACGACGCCCTCCTGCAGTCCTCGCCCCCCTGCCAGACCATCTTGGAGACAGCCAAGAGGCAGATGTTTTCTTCGTACAGCACCACCAGTGCCCCAGACCTCCAACCTCTGTGGCATGTCCCCCCAAGAAACTCTTACCAAGACTTCCTCATCCTCTTGGGTGGAAGGAAGGACAACCAGcagaccaccagggacgtcctgcTGTACGACGGAAAGACCGGCCAATGGCAGAGCCTTGCCAAACTCCCAGCCCGGCTCTATAAGGCCTCGGCCGTCACCTTGCACCGCAGCCTCTACCTGCTGGGAGGCATGGCGGTGGGTGCGGGGAGCAGCGTGCCCAGTCCCAAGGTCTACATCTTCTCCCTGAAATTCAATCAGTGGAGGCTGGGGCAGCCCATGCTGGCAGCCCGCTACTCCCACAGAAGCACTGCCCATAAGAACTTCATCTTCTCCATCGGGGGGATTGGAGAAGGACACGGGGTCATGGGCTCCATGGAGAGATATGACAGCATCTGCAACGTCTGGGAGAGGATGGCCAGCATGCCACTGGGGGTCCTCCACCCTGCAGTCGCTGTGAAAGACCAAAGACTCTACCTTTTTGGGGGAGAGGACATCATGCAGAACCCTGTGCGCCTTATCCAG GTTTATCACATTTCCAGAAACACGTGGTTCAAAATGGAGACGAGAATGATCAAGAATGTATGTGCCCCTGCCGTGGTACTTGGGGAGCGGATTGTGATCGTGGGAG GTTACACAAGGAGGATCCTTGCTTATGACCCTCGGTCCAACAAATTTGTCAAATGCGCAGACATGAAAGACCGGAGGATGCACCACGGGGCCACGGTGATGGGGAACAAGCTCTACGTGACGGGTGGGCGGCATCTGACCACGGACTGCAGCATCGAGGACTCGGCCTCCTTCGACTGCTACGACCCTGAGACCGACACCTGGACGTCCCAGGGGCAGCTGCCTCATAAGCTCTTTGACCATGCCTGCCTCACTCTCCGGTGCATCCCTcacccctccaccaccccctGA